In Uranotaenia lowii strain MFRU-FL chromosome 2, ASM2978415v1, whole genome shotgun sequence, one genomic interval encodes:
- the LOC129742679 gene encoding uncharacterized protein LOC129742679, giving the protein MIGELNVDNHHLAELESAVTTLPSLVPPPATSASSSMQNRSIVNSQLTVYYQNAGGMRTKTNQFLLALSSCEYDIVMITETWLKDDIANSELALNYSIYRNDRNSNTSQLNRGGGVLIAVRHGIEAVSIAVPGCDHLEQIVVRIKDQCRFVYLCCVYFRPNSETAQYSSHMSAIDQLTNTATCRDVIVVAGDYNLPNLNWSFNEDTDSFLPVNASTEQELAVIECTIASGLSQMCSLVNVNGRILDLIFLNRPDLAEVVNPPHAILNTDRHHHSSILLIDNTYEEIIDTVRPDTCSLDFRLCDTDRVIDSLAEKNWHSAFANLDIDSALSTFYDQLWGILRENTPPRRPNRHKPFKLPWWNSELRRSRNSVHKARKRYFKEKSDQNKSILSRLEVEYSALRNTAFKRYISNIERNVKQDPSSFWKFMNSRRLKKLKRL; this is encoded by the coding sequence ATGATTGGTGAACTGAACGTTGATAACCATCACTTAGCTGAATTAGAATCCGCCGTCACTACCTTGCCTTCACTAGTACCACCTCCTGCAACATCCGCTAGCTCATCTATGCAAAATCGCTCTATCGTTAACAGCCAATTAACTGTGTACTATCAGAATGCAGGTGGTATGCGTACAAAAACCAATCAATTTCTGCTCGCGCTTTCTTCATGTGAATACGACATTGTCATGATCACAGAAACTTGGTTGAAGGACGACATAGCAAACTCTGAATTAGCCTTAAACTACAGCATCTACCGCAATGATAGAAATTCAAACACAAGTCAACTAAACCGAGGCGGTGGCGTATTGATTGCAGTTAGGCATGGCATCGAGGCAGTCTCTATAGCAGTACCTGGATGTGATCATCTAGAGCAAATCGTTGTTCGAATCAAAGATCAATGCCGTTTCGTCTACTTGTGCTGTGTTTACTTTAGACCTAATAGCGAAACTGCTCAATATTCGTCCCATATGTCAGCAATTGATCAACTAACGAATACCGCAACTTGTCGAGATGTTATCGTCGTAGCCGGAGATTATAACCTACCGAACTTAAACTGGAGTTTTAACGAGGATACTGATAGTTTTCTGCCAGTAAACGCCTCAACCGAACAGGAACTGGCTGTAATTGAGTGCACTATTGCATCTGGTTTATCTCAGATGTGTTCGCTCGTAAATGTCAATGGCAGAATCCTCGacctcatatttttaaatagacCAGATCTTGCAGAAGTTGTAAACCCGCCACACGCCATTTTAAACACCGATCGACATCATCATTCCTCAATTTTATTGATTGACAATACTTATGAAGAGATTATCGACACAGTTCGCCCCGATACTTGCAGCTTAGATTTTCGGCTCTGTGATACCGATCGTGTGATAGATTCGCTAGCCGAAAAAAATTGGCACTCAGCGTTTGCCAATCTGGATATCGATAGTGCACTTTCCACCTTTTATGACCAACTTTGGGGTATACTGCGTGAGAACACCCCTCCTAGACGACCAAACCGACATAAACCGTTCAAGCTCCCTTGGTGGAACTCTGAACTACGAAGAAGCCGTAATTCAGTTCACAAAGCCCGGAAACGTTACTTCAAGGAGAAATCCGATCAAAACAAATCGATCTTATCTCGTTTAGAAGTTGAGTACTCAGCCCTGCGAAATACTGCCTTTAAACGATACATATCAAACATCGAACGCAACGTTAAACAAGATCCATCTAGCTTTTGGAAGTTCATGAACAGTCGCCGCCttaaaaagttgaagaggttgtaA